A genomic stretch from Hoplias malabaricus isolate fHopMal1 chromosome 4, fHopMal1.hap1, whole genome shotgun sequence includes:
- the hexa gene encoding beta-hexosaminidase subunit alpha, whose product MLKTEARLFRFLLLFCVFYSVVEPGWAVWPMPQQISQSTDRYPLNPRLFSFSYSRDSAAQSGCSVLDAAFKRYYSLIFPDFEDGAGKGFSYFWSEPKPFTVFVSVKIGECDGYPDDNSDESYNMSVSAGQASLRAESVWGALRGLESFSQLVYQDDYDIYFVNKTEIEDFPRFKFRGLLLDTSRHYLPVQAILKTLDAMAYSKFNVFHWHIVDDPSFPYQSRYYPDLSSKGAFHPMTHIYTQSDVHWVISHARLRGIRVLPEFDSPGHTQSWGKGQPDLLTPCYKGKVPSGTFGPVNPILSSTYKFMNGLFKEVTSVFPDSYVHLGGDEVDFTCWKSNPNVQAFMAKMGFGHDYTKLESYYIENLVNITVALNKTPIVWQDVFDYRERIPKDTVLEIWKGVPAEYYVELSKITLAGYRVLLSAPWYINHISYGQDWRNAYTVQPQNFSGTEQQKKLVIGGEVCMWGEYVDATNLSPRLWPRASAAAERLWSNEEKTSSVDKAFPRLEDFRCTLLRRGIQAEPLYIGHCKNEYTGR is encoded by the exons ATGCTGAAGACGGAGGCAAGGCTTTTCCgctttctgcttttgttttgtgttttttacagtgtagtcgAGCCGGGGTGGGCAGTGTGGCCGATGCCGCAGCAAATCAGCCAGTCTACTGACCGCTACCCCTTAAACCCTCGGCTCTTTTCCTTCAGCTACTCCAGAGACTCAGCTGCTCAGAGCGGATGTTCGGTTCTGGACGCAGCTTTCAAACGATACTACAGTCTGATCTTCCCCGATTTTGAGGATGGAGCAGGCAAAG GGTTCAGTTATTTTTGGTCAGAGCCAAAGCCCTTTACAGTTTTTGTGAGTGTGAAAATTGGTGAATGTGATGGCTACCCTGATGACAACTCTGATGAAAGCT ATAACATGAGTGTGTCTGCAGGACAAGCTTCTTTAAGAGCAGAGTCAGTGTGGGGAGCCTTGAGAG gcCTGGAGTCATTCAGCCAGCTGGTATACCAAGATGATTATGACATA TACTTTgtcaataaaactgaaattgaGGACTTTCCACGCTTCAAGTTTAGAGGGCTCTTGCTGGACACTTCAAGGCACTATTTACCTGTGCAAGCTATTCTGAAGACACTG GATGCCATGGCCTACAGCAAGTTTAATGTGTTTCACTGGCACATAGTGGATGACCCTTCTTTCCCGTACCAGAGCCGCTATTATCCAGACCTTAGCAGCAAG GGAGCCTTTCACCCGATGACCCACATTTATACACAGTCAGATGTACATTGGGTCATTTCTCATGCAAGACTGAGAGGAATCAGGGTGTTGCCAGAATTTGATTCTCCAGGACACACCCAATCATGGGGTAAAG GTCAGCCAGACCTGCTGACACCCTGTTATAAGGGAAAAGTTCCCTCTGGAACTTTTGGCCCTGTCAACCCAATCCTGAGCTCCACCTACAAGTTCATGAATGGTCTTTTTAAAGAGGTGACCTCAGTGTTTCCTGATTCATATGTGCACCTTGGAGGAGATGAAGTTGATTTCACCTGCTG GAAGTCAAATCCGAATGTGCAGGCATTCATGGCAAAAATGGGCTTTGGGCACGATTACACCAAACTTGAATCATACTACATAGAAAA CCTTGTGAACATCACTGTTGCCCTAAACAAGACACCCATTGTTTGGCAGGATGTGTTTGACTACCGGGAACGA ATCCCCAAGGACACAGTGCTGGAGATCTGGAAAGGAGTCCCTGCAGAATACTACGTTGAACTGAGCAAGATCACGCTTGCTGGGTACAGGGTACTACTCTCAGCTCCCTGGTATATCAACCACATCAGCTACGGGCAGGACTGGCGCAACGCCTACACTGTGCAGCCTCAGAACTTCTCTG GCACAGAGCAGCAGAAGAAGCTGGTGATTGGAGGTGAAGTCTGTATGTGGGGAGAATATGTGGATGCAACCAATCTCAGTCCACGCCTGtg GCCCAGAGCAAGTGCAGCTGCTGAAAGACTGTGGAGTAATGAGGAGAAGACATCTAGTGTGGATAAAGCTTTCCCTCGGCTTGAGGACTTCCGTTGTACACTGCTCAG GCGTGGCATCCAAGCAGAACCTCTTTATATTGGGCACTGTAAGAATGAGTACACTGGACGTTAG